TCGCCTCCACGAACTGTTCGATCAGTTTGCCCTTGATGCGATCCGGGATGATGACACGGACGAGCGTGCGCCGGGGGATGGTGACCGCCGGGTCGATCGACACGAACGTCTGCCGCGACACCGCCGGCAGATCCATCGGCACCGGCGTCGGCAGGGCCGACACCGCCTTGCTGGCCTGGATGAGCTCGAACGCCCCCGACAGGCCGGCCTTGAACCGCGTCGCCTCCGCGCTGTCGCTCCCGCCCCGCACCGGCTCGAACGCCGCGTCGATGGGCGTGAGGACGAAGTTCGGGCTTCGCGGCAGCGTGTTCACGGCATCGGGCGTCAGGCTGTCCTCGCCCAGCGTATCGGCCGCTTCCTGCTGCTCGATGACGCGGCCGGAGCGCTGGAAGAGCCAGAGCAGCCCGATCGCGACCGCCAGCGCGATGCCGGCGAGCGAACCGAGCCCCGGCGTGAGGCCGGCGAGGTCGGGACCGACGAACAGCAGGAGGAGAATCAGAATGATGAGCGCGATCGCCAGGAAGAGCCACCGGAGCCAGCGCGCGCGGCGGAGCCAGTCCAGCAGAAAACCCGGCAGCCCGGTCGGCTGCGCGGCGTCGGCGATCTGGTCGGGCGTGGGGAGCGACGGCGGCGTCACCTTGGGCGGCGCGGGGTGGATCTCGCCGGCGTTGATCCGGGAGACCATCGCCATCGGGCCGGCGCCGGCCGGGAAGCCGAGCTTCGTCACGGCGCGGCTCCGCGGGCGCGCGATGCGCCGCATCGGCGCGGCGACGACGGCGCGCGGCACCGGGCTGGCTTTCTGCACGAAGAAGCGCGTCTTGCCGTCGACGAGCACGCGGCGGTCGAGCGGGGCGGTGAGGGCGAAAAACTGGTCGGGCTGCTGCGCCTGTATGGGCTTGAGGTGCGTCTCGTACCACACCCACGACGTCTGCACCGCCAGCTGCGCCCACTTGATCTGCTGGTTGGCTTTCAGCACGTCGCCCACCTGTTTCCAGGCGGCCTCCATGTAGGTCTCCTGGTTTTGCTGGACGACCCTGGTCCCGAAGCCGGCGGCCGTCCGGAACCGCGGGTCGAGGTTGAGTTCGTGCACCCAGTTCCGGGTCTGCGGCAGCGGGTCGCCGGCGGGATCCTTGAGCAGCCGTTCGGTGAGGGCGTGCCACCGGCCGTAGAGCGGCGCGGTGATGAGCGGGTCCGGGTTGGTGCGGACGCTGTCCGGCAGGCCGGTGCCGGCGTTGGCCGCCGCGGCCGCCTGCCGGGCGTAATCGTCCGTCAGGTTGATGAACTCGGCCAGCCGCTGCTGGAAGACGTGCGGGTACGGCTCGTCCCAGTTTTCGTACTTCTGGACATCGGCCCGGTCTTCGTCGCCGAGCGTGTCTTCGGGGATCTGGAGCGCGCCGCCGAGCTTGAGGATGCCGCCGAGGTCGGCGTCGTCGATCCCCGGCAGGTTGACGCCCGGATCCTGCACATCCATCGGCCGGCGCCCGACGCGGCGGTCCATCGGCTGCGGCTTGAGGAGGCGGACGAGGTACTCGAAGTCCCCCACCGTGCTCGTCCGGAAATACCAGCGGTAGTAGTACGGGAACGAGGTGCCCTCGGGCCGGCCGGCGGCTTCCCAGGCCGAGGCCGTCGCGCCGGGCGCGGTTTCGGGGTCCATGCCGAGGCCGGCGAGCCGACCCGTCTCGAAGACCGGCATCAGGAAGGCGTGATACCCGGTGTCGGGCTCGAGCTGGCGGGGGCACAGGATGCGGGAATAGGCGAGGTCGGGGTCCTCGGCGAGCGTGTCCTCGAAGCCGTCGAGCACGGCGCCGTTTTCGTTGGCGCCGACGAACACATCGCCCGGCGCGGCGATCAGGCCGCGGTTGACGTGGACGTGCGCCCACGCCCAGAGGTCGCTCGCCTTCGGGAAGACGGTGAGGTCCTCGACGACGACGTACGGCAGCGGCCGGCCCGCGACGCCCACGCCGTCGGTGAACTCGTCTTCCTTGAGCACGACGAGCATGATCCAGGGGCGCAGCCGGCTCTTCGTGGCCGCGTCGGGCGCGGCCGGCGTGTAGCGCCAGGGGAAGTCCTCGTCGTAGAAATCGATCCCCGGCAGGTAGTTCGTCTCGAAGTTGGTGATCCAGTTGCGCGGCTCGGTCTTGACGATGGCCTTCGCGTCGATGCCGACGATATCGCCCGGGCCGTAGAGCTGCACGGGTTTGACGATGTCCTGCACCTCATCCCCGCCGCCCGTCTTCTTCCCGGTGATGCGCAGGGTCACGTTGACGGTCGCGCGGCTGCTGCCGGCGGCGCCGTCGTCGGCCTGCGTGATCTGGTTGGCGATGCCCTGGCGCAGCCAGGGGAGGAACGTGTAGATGCCTAGCTTGCTCATGCCGCCATGCTCAGTTCAAATTGGGGGATCACATGCAGCGCGTCGGCCATCGCCGGGTCGCCGGCGACGGTCCGGTTCATGAACTCGCGCGCCTGCGCCTCGCTGGTGAATACGGCCTGCCCGTCGTACAGCGTGTTGGTGCTGTTGAAGGCCACCGCGTAGCCGTCCGTCCCCACCGCGATCCGCTCGTCGAACGGCTGCAGCTGCTTCTTGTAGCTGTTCGAGAGGACGGATTTCGTGACCGCGTTGCCCCGCAAAAACAGGGTGAAGAGGCTGGATAGGAATTCGAACAGCGGAACGACGTACCGCTGGTAGTTCGTGTCGATGATGATGGTCTCGTAGCGGACGTTGCGCTCGGTGACCTTGCCGGTCTGGTAGGCCCGGTCGGCCGTGGCCAGTTCCAGCCCGCCGTGCTGCGGCTGGAACGCCGGCTTCGAGAGCTTCTCGGCGTCCTTGAAGTCCTGGTACTGCGCGATGGCGAACGACGCGTCGACGTCCTTCACCTTCGCCAGCCCGCCCAGCGCCGTCACCGACACCGACTCGACGTCGCTCGGCTTCTGGCTGCCGATCTTGTTGAGCGTGATGTCGAACGGCACCGCCCGCTGGGCCACCGTCAGCGTCCCGACCGGATGCAGGACGAGGTCCGTCGTCCCCGCCGGCAGCGCGCGCAGCGCCACCTGGAGGCTGTTGGACGCCGGCACCGTCGCGGTCCAGTTGTCGATCTTGTCGAGTTCGCCCGACACGAGCGACATGACGGCGATCGGCGGCAGCGCGGTGTTCTCCGCCTCGCCCCAGGTGTAGTCGAAGTTGACCTTGATGGAGAAGAAGAGCAGCGACAGCTTGCCGTAGCCCTTCGCACGCCACGGCGACGTGCCCTCGAGCGTGAACTTGAGCGAGATGCTCCACAGCCCCACGCCGAAGACCTTGAGCGACACGCCGGCGGAGATCTCGACGATGAAATAGAACGGGTTGAACTGGAAAAGCGCGTCGAACCCGATCCATCCCTCCACCTTGAAGTCGCTGAACCCGAAATACAGCTCGGCCCGCGCGCCCAGCTGGACCGTGTTCGACGTCACGGCGAAATACCCCGAGACGCTGATCCGCCCGTAGGACGTATTCAGGATATCCACCGAAACCCGCTTCGGACTCGGGAACGGCAGCGGTGGCGGGGTGAACTGGGGATGGAAGCCGCCGACGGAAACGACAAAGTTGCTGTCGCTCCCCCACGCCATGAGGACGCCCATTTCGCCCTCGATGGTCATGAAGATGATGCGCGAGTCGAACAGCGCGGCGAAGAAATACGCGCGCTCCTTGTCGAACTCGATCGCCCCGATAAAATTGACCTGAAGCCGGATGAGCGCCGCGTCTTCGTCCGGCAGCACCACCTTCAGCACGCCCAGGATGGCGATGTTGCCCGGGATTTCGAAGATGACGCCGAGCGAGAGGCTGATGAGCGTCGGGGTGCCCCAGCCCAGCTTCGCCATCGGGCCTATCAGGAAGACCCCCTCCTCCACCGGGAAGAAGGTGCGCAGGTCGGAGATGATGCGCGGGGCGTTGGCCACCACATCCTCCGGAAACATGACGCTGTCGATGGCCCCGGTCCGGATGCCTTCGACCAGCGGCTCGAGGTTCATCCGCCGGTTGAGGCCCAGGATGCCGCCCACACCCAGCAGCGTGAACCCGAACCCGAGCTGCAGCCCGGTGCCAAACTCGGCGGTGATGACGATCAGGAGCGAGAAGCCCTGCGAGCCGTCGGGCATGCGGGTGGTGATCAGCCCGATGGCCTTGAGCGTCAGGAAGCCGCTGAACTCCAGCTCCAGCGCGCCGGCATATTCCTCGTTGTCGAAATCGAAATACAGATACCCGCCGCCCTTCACCACGCCGGCGTCGATCGAGAGCCCGACGCCGTTCGGCGGCTTGAAGCCCAGCGAGAGGTCCATCGGACCCAGGTTGCCGGGCTCGAACGCCGCATAAACCCCCAGCCCGATTTGCTCGACGACAAACTGGAGCGGCCCGAGGTCGCCCTGGATGTTTACGCCGGCCTCCAGCTTGAGCTGGTTGCTGCTCCCCGCCGGCAGCCCGAGCGAGAGCCGGAACTCCGGCACCTGGATGAAGCCGAGGTCGAAGTGCGGGTTAAACGACAGCTCGAAGTTCATCGAGCCCTGGAAACCGAAGCCGTGCTTGTTGGACCACGACATCCCCAGCGGGATGCTGATCCGCTTCTCGGCATCGCCGAGGATGGTCTGGAGGAAGCCGTCGCCCTCGCCGGCCGTCAGCACCAGCGTCAGGTCCTTCATCCCCAGGTTGAGGATCACCTCGAGCTCGCCGCCCACGAACTGCGCCTCGCCGCCGACGGTGCCGCCCTTCCATTCGAGCCGCAACCCGCCCGGCGATCCGAACAG
This sequence is a window from Rhodothermales bacterium. Protein-coding genes within it:
- a CDS encoding DUF6603 domain-containing protein, with the translated sequence MNEAQDTFQLIAGELILAVDPLREAFTDPDQFVALMRKLGWEATALPDAYAGLASAIADAVDLVDDLAQGTPGASEIQALIATAQDLYDRIQGIAVAPPGVDAGAFLAEIGERLFECLLTEYLNRRQTALFGFLSALNVITVEHHDATGSKGPHIQTRFHWDRIPDLLTNPVAILQGVTGWGTPAPNYSFLFNQLANLMYGLGFSVRLLEIDEELTLGYTGELDLPGLQPARGLKIPLYYNEIGDTPIELAVEFHALPGAGGKLPGIVIQPAIPSVIPLSYQLGEEVDLEIRAGTDIGSQFGILLCPGVFDVKYPFQDGTFPSAGFGFTIDFHPAEPILLFGSPGGLRLEWKGGTVGGEAQFVGGELEVILNLGMKDLTLVLTAGEGDGFLQTILGDAEKRISIPLGMSWSNKHGFGFQGSMNFELSFNPHFDLGFIQVPEFRLSLGLPAGSSNQLKLEAGVNIQGDLGPLQFVVEQIGLGVYAAFEPGNLGPMDLSLGFKPPNGVGLSIDAGVVKGGGYLYFDFDNEEYAGALELEFSGFLTLKAIGLITTRMPDGSQGFSLLIVITAEFGTGLQLGFGFTLLGVGGILGLNRRMNLEPLVEGIRTGAIDSVMFPEDVVANAPRIISDLRTFFPVEEGVFLIGPMAKLGWGTPTLISLSLGVIFEIPGNIAILGVLKVVLPDEDAALIRLQVNFIGAIEFDKERAYFFAALFDSRIIFMTIEGEMGVLMAWGSDSNFVVSVGGFHPQFTPPPLPFPSPKRVSVDILNTSYGRISVSGYFAVTSNTVQLGARAELYFGFSDFKVEGWIGFDALFQFNPFYFIVEISAGVSLKVFGVGLWSISLKFTLEGTSPWRAKGYGKLSLLFFSIKVNFDYTWGEAENTALPPIAVMSLVSGELDKIDNWTATVPASNSLQVALRALPAGTTDLVLHPVGTLTVAQRAVPFDITLNKIGSQKPSDVESVSVTALGGLAKVKDVDASFAIAQYQDFKDAEKLSKPAFQPQHGGLELATADRAYQTGKVTERNVRYETIIIDTNYQRYVVPLFEFLSSLFTLFLRGNAVTKSVLSNSYKKQLQPFDERIAVGTDGYAVAFNSTNTLYDGQAVFTSEAQAREFMNRTVAGDPAMADALHVIPQFELSMAA